In Pseudobacter ginsenosidimutans, the following are encoded in one genomic region:
- a CDS encoding MutS-related protein: MKFLQTDDQTIGDLRLFSKKEQRGIYDIYNNTATRGGELLLEKMFRNPLSDQDAIMERAGIIASLAKLNAAFSFGSGLLDSVEKYLSHHENKDGQKATMGEKEISNGATAIIELLHAVRHYLEQGDIAKVEGLTRERIAMTKLLNDPALEPVFREKSQPKLSYAAVTAFDILFRVKEKNRMLAVMDFIYQMDVFISVAAVSVKRDFVFPVAKPKGSSVVKMEGVYHPELSHPVANSLYMDGSRSVVFLTGANMAGKSTFLRSFSTALYIAHMGFPVAAKLVEFSVMDGIYTTINLPDNLGIGASHFYAEVLRVKQVAAELGAGKSLFVLFDELFRGTNVKDAHEGTVAITHAFAGKKTSLFIISSHIVEAGDELKQKKNIAFHYLPTKMSGTVPDYTYTLEEGITDDRHGMIIIRNEGILETLKNGKKE, encoded by the coding sequence ATGAAGTTTTTGCAAACGGATGATCAAACCATCGGAGATCTCAGGCTCTTTTCCAAAAAGGAACAGAGAGGCATATACGATATCTATAACAACACAGCCACCAGGGGAGGAGAATTGCTGCTGGAGAAAATGTTCAGGAATCCGTTGTCTGACCAGGATGCCATTATGGAGCGAGCCGGGATCATCGCATCCCTGGCGAAGCTGAATGCGGCATTCTCTTTCGGATCAGGATTGCTGGACAGTGTTGAGAAATATTTGTCGCACCATGAAAACAAAGATGGGCAAAAAGCGACGATGGGAGAGAAAGAGATCAGCAATGGGGCAACAGCTATCATTGAGTTGCTGCATGCTGTACGCCATTATCTTGAACAGGGAGATATAGCAAAAGTGGAAGGATTAACAAGGGAAAGGATAGCCATGACAAAACTCCTGAATGATCCCGCACTTGAACCTGTATTCAGGGAAAAGTCCCAGCCGAAATTATCTTATGCTGCGGTGACTGCTTTCGATATCCTGTTCAGGGTAAAGGAGAAGAACAGGATGCTGGCTGTGATGGATTTCATTTACCAGATGGATGTATTCATTTCCGTGGCAGCAGTTTCTGTAAAAAGGGATTTTGTTTTTCCGGTAGCGAAACCGAAGGGGAGCTCTGTGGTGAAAATGGAAGGAGTGTACCATCCCGAGCTGAGCCATCCTGTAGCGAATTCCCTGTATATGGATGGGAGCAGGTCTGTAGTATTCCTGACCGGCGCCAATATGGCTGGAAAGTCCACATTCCTCAGGAGTTTCAGTACGGCGCTGTACATCGCGCATATGGGATTCCCGGTAGCCGCGAAGCTTGTTGAATTTTCGGTTATGGATGGTATTTACACTACTATCAACCTGCCTGATAACCTGGGTATCGGCGCCAGTCATTTCTATGCAGAAGTGCTGCGGGTGAAGCAGGTGGCGGCAGAGCTTGGCGCCGGGAAATCGCTTTTTGTTTTGTTCGATGAATTGTTCCGGGGAACGAATGTGAAAGATGCTCATGAAGGTACTGTGGCCATTACGCATGCATTTGCAGGTAAGAAGACCAGCCTTTTCATCATCTCCTCCCATATTGTGGAGGCCGGCGATGAGCTGAAGCAAAAGAAGAATATCGCTTTCCATTATTTGCCTACGAAGATGAGTGGAACAGTCCCTGACTATACCTATACGTTAGAAGAAGGCATTACGGATGACAGGCATGGTATGATCATTATCCGTAACGAGGGAATTCTTGAAACATTGAAAAACGGAAAGAAAGAATAA
- a CDS encoding ABC transporter permease subunit produces MKIIFKIARAELRTLFYSPIAWIVIVTFFVICGMEFVTPLMDMARQQQIKAQNSPMWEGFEGPLTFRLFEETINKVLSYFYLFIPLLTMGTISREVNAGTMYLLGSSPVRTREIVLGKYLGLLTFNFTLLLAIALLLGTGYFTIVQADLSWFLSMMLGFFLLSAAYLAIGLYISCLTNYQIMAGIATFVVFTLLTVIGWVWQEYDFVRDLTWFLSISGRTEKMIGGLITTRDLAYFILIILLFLGLAMLRLRSKQESVKWTVPFSRNLAWVLGIVMLGYFTSRPGYVGYLDVTRDKWNTIDTATQSVLKELDGSPVTVTAYVNLFGGNLQAGIPESRNEYIWGFWDKYMRFYPNLKFKYEYFYDVVNGDSGIFQAFPNKNIDQIAVQVAKIFDQDLSKYQKPDGIRKKIDLSKEPLRMVMELDYKGKKTILRTFTPKVWPDEPNVSASVRRLTRDSLPGALFLTGHYERSPWRNGEREFGTHTNYDNARPGLANTGVNSDTISLLQNDIPASTALLVVADPKSSLAVTEQEKILRYLGEGGNALFYAEPGKQQMLNPLLNQLGVNIDPGILVSPRKHVESGVFDSKMTAAGNHMAREKSMQKFRQTGKNGAIARFKGSSHISYQEKDGFTIEPIVTLPGDKNIWIENGLFVSDSAAPIFAAAEGDIQKEEYVLAIKLERKINNKLQRIVITGDADFMSRVAFSGMKIGTGIYSWLVNNEYPIYTRVVDIQDRKLTIGKNTGKTIWYAYVYVIPGLLLITGTLLIIRRKRK; encoded by the coding sequence ATGAAAATCATATTCAAAATTGCAAGGGCTGAGCTCAGAACTTTGTTCTATTCTCCCATTGCCTGGATCGTAATCGTTACCTTCTTTGTGATCTGCGGAATGGAATTTGTAACGCCGCTGATGGATATGGCAAGGCAGCAGCAGATCAAGGCACAGAACAGTCCCATGTGGGAAGGATTTGAAGGGCCGCTGACTTTCCGGCTTTTTGAGGAAACCATCAACAAGGTGCTTTCTTATTTCTACTTGTTCATCCCCTTGCTGACCATGGGCACTATCAGCAGGGAAGTGAATGCCGGCACCATGTACCTGCTTGGATCTTCGCCGGTCAGAACAAGAGAGATCGTATTGGGCAAATATCTCGGCCTGCTGACCTTCAATTTTACATTGCTACTGGCAATTGCTTTATTACTGGGAACAGGTTATTTCACCATCGTACAGGCAGACCTCAGTTGGTTCTTATCGATGATGCTTGGCTTCTTCCTGCTTTCTGCAGCCTACCTGGCGATCGGACTTTATATTTCCTGTTTGACCAATTACCAGATCATGGCCGGCATCGCCACTTTTGTGGTGTTCACTCTGCTCACCGTGATAGGATGGGTTTGGCAGGAATACGATTTCGTCCGTGACCTGACCTGGTTCCTGTCAATTTCCGGCAGGACAGAAAAAATGATCGGTGGACTGATCACAACCCGTGACCTCGCTTACTTCATCCTCATCATCCTTTTGTTCCTCGGACTGGCAATGCTCAGGCTGAGATCGAAACAGGAATCTGTAAAATGGACCGTTCCTTTTTCGCGGAACCTTGCATGGGTACTGGGCATTGTGATGCTCGGCTATTTCACTTCACGTCCGGGATATGTAGGTTATCTCGATGTTACGAGAGATAAATGGAATACTATCGATACCGCCACACAATCCGTACTCAAAGAGCTCGACGGATCTCCCGTTACTGTAACGGCTTATGTAAATCTTTTCGGCGGCAACCTGCAGGCCGGCATTCCGGAATCCAGGAACGAGTATATATGGGGATTCTGGGATAAATACATGAGGTTCTACCCCAATCTGAAATTCAAATACGAATATTTCTATGATGTGGTGAATGGCGACAGTGGCATCTTCCAGGCATTCCCCAACAAGAATATAGATCAGATAGCAGTACAGGTGGCGAAGATCTTTGATCAGGACCTCAGCAAATATCAGAAACCGGATGGGATCCGGAAGAAGATCGATCTGTCGAAAGAACCCTTGCGAATGGTGATGGAACTGGATTATAAAGGAAAGAAAACAATTCTCCGGACTTTCACTCCCAAAGTATGGCCCGATGAACCGAATGTATCTGCGTCTGTCAGGAGGCTCACGAGGGACAGTTTGCCAGGTGCTCTCTTCCTAACGGGGCACTATGAGCGCAGTCCCTGGCGGAATGGCGAAAGGGAGTTCGGAACGCATACCAATTACGATAATGCCAGGCCTGGTCTGGCCAATACCGGCGTGAACTCAGATACTATTTCGCTCCTGCAAAATGATATTCCTGCGTCCACTGCGCTGCTGGTGGTGGCTGACCCTAAATCTTCGCTTGCTGTAACAGAGCAGGAAAAAATCCTTCGCTATCTCGGTGAAGGCGGTAATGCCTTGTTCTATGCCGAGCCTGGAAAACAACAAATGTTGAATCCTTTGCTGAACCAGTTGGGCGTGAACATCGATCCGGGAATACTCGTATCCCCAAGGAAACATGTGGAATCAGGAGTATTCGACTCAAAGATGACAGCAGCAGGTAATCATATGGCCAGGGAGAAATCGATGCAGAAATTCAGGCAAACCGGGAAGAACGGAGCGATTGCGCGTTTCAAAGGCAGCAGTCATATCAGTTACCAGGAAAAGGATGGATTCACTATCGAGCCGATTGTTACACTTCCCGGAGACAAAAATATATGGATTGAGAACGGCCTGTTTGTCTCGGATTCGGCAGCGCCAATTTTTGCAGCAGCTGAAGGCGATATTCAAAAAGAAGAGTATGTACTGGCAATAAAGCTGGAGAGAAAGATCAATAATAAGTTGCAGCGTATAGTGATAACCGGTGATGCTGACTTCATGTCGAGAGTGGCGTTCAGCGGTATGAAGATCGGAACAGGGATTTACAGCTGGCTGGTGAATAATGAATACCCGATCTATACAAGGGTTGTGGATATTCAGGACAGGAAACTGACTATCGGAAAGAACACAGGAAAAACGATCTGGTATGCATATGTATATGTGATCCCGGGATTGTTGCTGATAACAGGAACTTTGTTGATAATAAGAAGGAAACGGAAATAA
- a CDS encoding MutS-related protein: MNFTIDRQSLEELNLMGKFRQGSVYFLFNQVKTRGGEQLLDQIFKMPLDSPELITERTDIFRFFQEAKFQFPFDPQQVVLMREYVDAAAGSGQLRTWAGILLKKTLASLTRDERYKTLIQGLQATIVTLKKCQEFVTILCSMPGPYRQQADRMQGILGSPGLRRLIDTDIYADISVSTIAAYDHLLKSRLSNEISEVLEFIAQTDVNIAVGSVAENNGFAYAKALPKKANCFSAIDLKHPCITHAVGNNIEMAPGSNVIFLTGANMAGKSTWMKSIGIAMYLAHIGFPVAAQRMEFSVREGIYSSINVADNIALGYSHFYAEVVRVKNAADATATGKHLLLMFDELFKGTNVKDAFDGTLAVTEAFAEYTNCLFIVSTHIIEVGEALKGKNNIRFTFMPTVLESGIPRYTYRLQQGITEDRQGMMIIRNEGILELIGN, translated from the coding sequence ATGAATTTCACAATAGACAGGCAATCCCTGGAAGAGTTGAACCTGATGGGAAAGTTCCGGCAGGGGTCGGTTTATTTTCTCTTCAACCAGGTAAAGACCAGAGGGGGCGAGCAACTGCTGGATCAAATATTCAAAATGCCGCTTGACAGTCCTGAACTGATCACAGAGCGCACTGATATTTTCCGTTTTTTCCAGGAAGCGAAGTTTCAGTTCCCCTTTGATCCGCAACAGGTGGTGCTGATGCGCGAGTATGTAGATGCAGCGGCCGGCAGCGGCCAGTTGCGGACATGGGCAGGCATCCTGTTGAAAAAGACTTTGGCCTCGCTCACACGTGATGAACGTTACAAGACCCTGATCCAGGGCCTGCAGGCCACCATCGTTACCCTTAAGAAATGCCAGGAATTTGTAACGATACTGTGTTCGATGCCCGGGCCGTACCGGCAGCAGGCTGATCGCATGCAGGGCATACTCGGCTCGCCCGGATTGCGCAGGCTGATCGATACGGATATCTATGCCGATATTTCTGTAAGCACCATCGCTGCTTATGATCATCTGCTGAAAAGCAGGCTGAGCAATGAGATCAGCGAAGTACTGGAGTTCATCGCTCAAACCGATGTGAACATTGCTGTAGGCAGTGTAGCAGAAAATAACGGATTTGCATATGCGAAGGCATTACCAAAAAAGGCCAATTGTTTCAGTGCCATCGATCTGAAACATCCCTGTATCACCCATGCTGTTGGGAACAATATCGAAATGGCTCCCGGAAGCAATGTGATCTTTCTCACCGGCGCCAATATGGCTGGTAAATCCACCTGGATGAAAAGCATCGGTATTGCCATGTACCTGGCGCATATCGGGTTTCCTGTGGCTGCGCAGCGTATGGAGTTCTCCGTGAGGGAAGGTATTTACTCCAGTATCAATGTGGCAGATAATATAGCATTGGGCTATAGCCATTTTTACGCAGAAGTGGTGCGTGTGAAGAATGCGGCAGATGCAACTGCTACCGGAAAGCATTTGCTGCTGATGTTCGATGAGCTGTTCAAGGGAACGAATGTGAAGGATGCCTTCGATGGTACACTGGCAGTAACGGAAGCTTTTGCTGAATATACCAACTGCCTGTTCATCGTATCCACACATATCATCGAAGTGGGAGAGGCGTTGAAAGGGAAAAATAATATCCGGTTCACTTTTATGCCAACAGTACTGGAATCGGGGATCCCGCGATATACTTATCGCTTACAGCAAGGTATAACCGAAGACCGGCAGGGCATGATGATCATCAGGAATGAAGGTATTCTTGAGCTGATCGGCAATTAA
- a CDS encoding chemotaxis protein CheB: MVKKVSAARTAAHKKSAKSSGSAKESFPIVAIGASAGGLEAMTKLIKHLPPTTGMAFIYVQHLSPEHESMLSSLLGKSTRIPVQEAKDLAKIQPDNIYVMPSDKEMKVVDGKLKLFPRSSGRGVNMLIDLFFSSLAEKHRENVIGIILSGSATDGTKGMKAIKYEGGLTFAQDDSAKFNSMPKSAIAAGVVDFVLPPEEIARELIRLSKHPYIRSNGMQQTTEDDIDNNNPDLKIILNLLHKSSGVNFALYKMNTVKRRILRRMLLHKIKTLKEYAGWLQDKKEEITILYNDLLINVTNFFRDPEACKYLKNTLFPKILKTKKTGEALRIWVTACSTGEEAYSIAMMLLEIQETRFRDIPVQIFATDLSNQAVSKARIGVYTRQELEQVSPKRLQKFFTRSNGDYRIAQTVRDMCVFAPHNLLSDPPFSRVDFISCCNLLIYFDTAAQKKAIETFHYALNPDGFLLLGKSETVGSSAQLFSAFNKNLKIYTRKKNSGSGILPVPDNRFNRPTMQADSIPEFLNKPSRSSNNTNGLDNAVNLLLLSRYVPASVVINQQMEILQFRGSTSLYLQHPEGRASLNILKMARPEIAFELRNAISKATKTKKPVLKKGIELNGGKTVITLEAVPLGKEWDEPVLLILFTQQELEDPVQFSKKAKAGPGVNERKIARLEEEMAAYRDELRTISHNHEAAIEELQSANEEVVSSNEELRSINEELETSKEEIQSANEELATTNQELQTRNELLNESYQYSEAIISTIHDPMIILDKDLRIKTANKSFYRQFHLNEEETEGMLLYDIGNRQWNIPKLRKLLEDIISKNSSFKDFVVEQTFPRLGKIILRLNARRVLQQAHREQLILLAIADITESVNKQRIDTKILEEKIDIQQEAAKLFRFIADTMPQKVWTADPEGKRTYFNQQWLDYTGMSPDELKSVETESVIHPEDKAKANDSWNESIATGRNFEIEIRLRGKDGQYRWHLSRGEAYRDPSGEIKLWIGTYTEIQKQKTQSLEFENAVLQRTKELQAANEELRKMNKELESFAYVSSHDLQEPLRKIRLFVNLIAREESKNLSRKGHEYFEKVQSSAERMKVLIEDLLTFSRINTTDTTIELTDISKIIHEVIAELHEVIEQKKAIVVVNSVCNARIIPFQFYQLIQNLLSNALKFVDPARTPHIIIEGKSIKGDKSDNPHLLPQQTYCHLSITDNGIGFEPEFQEQVFEVFQRLHNQEAYPGTGIGLAIAKKIVENHKGLITATSGLNKGTRFDIYLPEKI, translated from the coding sequence ATGGTAAAAAAGGTCTCTGCTGCAAGAACTGCTGCTCATAAGAAGTCTGCCAAATCATCCGGCTCAGCAAAGGAATCCTTCCCTATTGTAGCAATTGGCGCTTCAGCAGGTGGTCTTGAGGCAATGACGAAGTTGATAAAGCATCTTCCACCTACTACGGGTATGGCTTTCATTTATGTTCAGCACCTCAGCCCGGAACATGAAAGCATGCTTTCCTCCCTGCTGGGAAAGAGTACCAGGATACCTGTTCAGGAAGCAAAGGATCTGGCAAAGATCCAGCCGGACAATATTTATGTGATGCCATCGGATAAGGAAATGAAAGTAGTGGACGGAAAGCTCAAACTGTTTCCCAGATCATCGGGGCGCGGCGTGAATATGCTCATCGATCTTTTCTTTTCTTCACTGGCTGAGAAACACCGGGAAAATGTGATCGGTATAATCCTCTCAGGAAGCGCTACCGATGGGACGAAAGGAATGAAAGCCATCAAGTACGAAGGAGGATTGACCTTTGCCCAGGACGACAGTGCCAAATTCAACAGCATGCCCAAGTCTGCCATCGCAGCGGGCGTTGTTGATTTTGTTCTTCCGCCGGAAGAGATCGCCCGCGAACTTATCCGGCTCAGCAAGCATCCCTATATACGGTCCAATGGAATGCAGCAGACCACGGAGGATGATATCGACAATAACAATCCGGACCTGAAGATTATCCTGAACCTACTGCACAAATCCTCAGGCGTGAATTTTGCCCTGTACAAAATGAATACGGTAAAACGACGGATCCTGCGCCGGATGCTCCTGCACAAAATAAAAACCCTGAAAGAATATGCAGGCTGGCTTCAAGATAAAAAAGAGGAAATAACCATCCTGTATAACGACCTCCTGATAAATGTAACCAACTTCTTCCGGGATCCTGAAGCCTGTAAATATCTTAAAAACACCCTGTTCCCCAAGATATTGAAAACAAAAAAGACAGGGGAGGCTCTTCGCATATGGGTTACCGCGTGTTCAACGGGAGAAGAAGCTTATTCCATAGCAATGATGCTGCTTGAGATCCAGGAAACCCGGTTCAGGGATATCCCTGTGCAGATCTTTGCAACGGACCTGAGCAACCAGGCTGTCAGCAAGGCGCGCATTGGAGTATATACCAGGCAGGAACTGGAGCAGGTTTCTCCCAAACGTTTACAAAAATTTTTCACACGCTCCAATGGCGATTACCGCATAGCACAAACGGTAAGGGATATGTGCGTATTTGCACCACACAACCTTCTGAGTGATCCCCCCTTTTCCCGGGTGGATTTCATCAGCTGCTGCAACCTCCTGATCTACTTCGATACAGCTGCACAAAAAAAAGCGATCGAAACCTTCCATTATGCATTGAACCCTGATGGCTTCCTGCTGCTTGGAAAATCAGAAACTGTTGGTTCATCAGCCCAGCTCTTTTCTGCATTCAATAAAAATCTGAAGATCTATACCCGCAAGAAGAATTCCGGTTCAGGGATACTACCGGTGCCGGACAACCGGTTCAATCGCCCCACTATGCAGGCAGACAGTATTCCGGAATTTCTGAATAAACCATCCAGGTCCTCCAACAACACCAATGGGCTCGATAATGCCGTTAATCTACTGTTGCTGTCGCGCTATGTGCCGGCCAGCGTAGTCATTAATCAGCAAATGGAAATTCTGCAATTCCGCGGTTCCACCTCTTTATATCTTCAGCACCCTGAAGGAAGGGCCAGCTTGAATATCCTGAAAATGGCCCGGCCGGAAATTGCCTTCGAATTGAGAAATGCCATTTCCAAAGCCACAAAAACAAAAAAGCCGGTACTTAAAAAAGGGATCGAATTGAATGGAGGCAAAACAGTAATTACCCTGGAAGCTGTTCCTCTCGGCAAGGAATGGGATGAACCCGTATTACTGATACTGTTTACCCAGCAGGAACTGGAAGACCCGGTACAGTTTTCTAAAAAAGCAAAAGCTGGCCCGGGGGTCAATGAACGGAAAATCGCCAGACTGGAAGAGGAAATGGCCGCCTACAGGGATGAACTTCGCACCATCAGCCACAACCATGAGGCCGCTATTGAGGAGTTGCAGAGCGCCAATGAAGAAGTGGTCAGCAGCAATGAAGAATTACGCAGCATCAATGAGGAGCTCGAAACGTCAAAAGAAGAAATACAGTCTGCCAATGAAGAACTGGCAACCACCAACCAGGAACTGCAAACCCGCAATGAGCTCCTGAATGAATCCTATCAATATTCCGAAGCCATTATTTCCACCATACATGATCCGATGATCATCCTGGATAAAGATCTCCGGATTAAAACTGCCAACAAATCCTTTTACAGGCAATTCCATTTGAATGAAGAAGAAACAGAAGGCATGTTATTGTACGATATCGGCAACCGGCAATGGAATATACCTAAACTGCGTAAACTTCTGGAAGACATCATTTCTAAGAATTCCAGTTTCAAGGATTTCGTAGTGGAACAAACATTCCCCAGGTTAGGTAAGATCATATTGAGGCTGAATGCAAGAAGAGTGCTCCAGCAAGCCCACCGTGAACAATTGATATTGCTGGCAATTGCCGACATTACCGAGTCAGTGAACAAACAGCGCATCGATACAAAAATCCTGGAAGAAAAGATCGATATCCAGCAGGAAGCTGCCAAACTATTCCGTTTTATCGCAGACACCATGCCTCAAAAAGTCTGGACAGCCGATCCTGAAGGCAAAAGAACTTATTTCAACCAGCAATGGTTAGACTATACCGGCATGAGCCCCGATGAACTGAAATCCGTGGAAACGGAAAGCGTCATCCATCCCGAGGACAAAGCAAAAGCCAACGATTCCTGGAATGAATCGATCGCTACCGGCAGGAACTTTGAGATCGAGATCCGGTTAAGAGGAAAAGACGGCCAGTACAGGTGGCATTTAAGCCGCGGCGAAGCATACAGGGATCCATCAGGAGAAATAAAGCTCTGGATCGGCACCTACACTGAGATCCAGAAACAGAAAACACAATCACTGGAATTTGAGAATGCGGTGCTTCAACGTACAAAGGAATTGCAGGCAGCCAATGAAGAGCTCAGGAAAATGAACAAGGAACTGGAATCCTTCGCGTATGTTTCCAGCCACGACCTGCAGGAACCCCTGCGTAAGATCAGGCTCTTTGTGAATCTCATTGCCAGAGAGGAAAGCAAAAATCTCTCCAGGAAAGGACATGAGTATTTTGAAAAGGTGCAGTCATCCGCTGAACGGATGAAAGTTTTGATTGAGGACCTGCTGACCTTTTCAAGGATCAATACAACAGACACCACCATCGAACTTACCGATATTTCAAAGATCATACATGAAGTGATTGCAGAACTGCATGAAGTGATAGAACAGAAAAAAGCAATAGTGGTAGTGAACAGTGTTTGTAATGCCCGCATCATACCTTTTCAATTCTATCAGCTCATCCAGAATCTCCTGAGCAATGCGTTAAAATTTGTAGATCCTGCCAGAACCCCTCATATCATTATCGAAGGAAAAAGTATTAAAGGAGATAAATCGGATAATCCGCACCTGTTGCCACAACAAACCTATTGCCATTTAAGTATCACAGACAACGGAATAGGGTTTGAACCTGAATTCCAGGAACAGGTTTTTGAAGTATTCCAACGCCTGCATAACCAGGAAGCTTATCCCGGTACTGGCATTGGGTTAGCCATAGCCAAGAAAATAGTGGAAAACCATAAAGGACTGATCACCGCTACCAGTGGGCTGAATAAAGGAACAAGGTTCGATATTTACCTTCCGGAAAAGATATGA
- a CDS encoding Gldg family protein, with translation MRIIFKIARAELRNMFYSPVAWFVIFVFYAFAAAVYFLPQAGVMRMQDVFQSNKPDWIGFEKGLGNVLIIPMLMTVLSFLYLFIPLLTMGVVNREFNSGTIRLLYSSPVRTREIILGKYLGMVCFNVIFLLGFVLILATASVNIQHADTSWFLSVLMGLFLLVNTYTAIGLFISCLTQYQLVAAVLTFGAFFLLSATSGMGQQYDLVRDVTRAVSLSGKVQFMLMGLITSRDVIYFILIIFLFLMFAMIRIKSTQESKKWTVTFSRYALCLLLVLALGYLSSRPGYISYLDVTRNKINTLHPAVQDVLKKMDGSPVTVTLYTNLFYPKASAGLPQERNRYIWDFWERYIRFYPNLSFKYEYYYSMKEGDSSFYQRYPGKSIEEIAAIEAEILGIRKSLFKKAAEMENYADLKKEDFRMLMELEYKGKKAFLSVYNDKDVWPMQDDVAGTIMRLVRSKEVTVNFLTGHFERDPMRFTPRDYGNNTTHVYIRAALVNKGVDVDTVSVSDKPVPGNTDLLVIADPRSEYNEAELNHINRYIEEGGNALIFTEPSKLFILDPVLKKIGVQVEPGTLVHPNAHEMPHILVSKFTKPGNYMAKEKAMEYFQRYGERGGQITSEGTGNIIASPIDGFKVEAVITEPGHPNTWLEKGILVVDSAAPKFNPAEGDVKRDEYIIAVKMSRMINNKEQRIVVAADADFMSSKRISHGNIGHTFYSWGLNNMYPVYANYPIPEDRFLTISEKTAKRQIQLYVYGIPAFILLAATILLVRRKRK, from the coding sequence ATGAGAATCATTTTTAAAATAGCCCGGGCAGAGCTCAGGAATATGTTCTATTCTCCGGTGGCCTGGTTTGTTATCTTCGTTTTTTATGCGTTCGCAGCGGCCGTCTATTTTCTGCCACAGGCAGGCGTCATGCGTATGCAGGATGTGTTCCAGTCCAATAAACCTGACTGGATCGGTTTCGAAAAAGGATTGGGGAATGTTCTTATCATACCCATGCTGATGACGGTACTGTCTTTTCTTTATCTTTTCATTCCACTACTTACCATGGGAGTGGTGAACAGGGAATTCAACAGCGGAACCATCAGGCTATTGTATTCTTCACCCGTAAGAACGCGCGAGATCATCCTGGGCAAATACCTGGGGATGGTATGCTTCAATGTGATCTTCCTGCTAGGCTTTGTACTGATACTTGCAACTGCCAGCGTAAATATTCAACATGCTGATACCAGTTGGTTCCTGTCTGTGCTAATGGGATTGTTCCTGCTGGTGAATACTTATACTGCCATCGGATTGTTCATCAGTTGTCTGACCCAATATCAGCTGGTGGCGGCAGTATTGACCTTTGGTGCTTTTTTCCTGTTATCTGCCACTTCAGGTATGGGACAGCAATACGACCTGGTTCGGGATGTTACGCGAGCCGTTTCACTTTCCGGAAAAGTGCAATTCATGCTGATGGGTTTGATCACCAGCAGGGATGTGATCTATTTTATACTGATCATTTTCCTCTTCCTGATGTTTGCTATGATCAGGATCAAAAGTACTCAGGAATCGAAAAAATGGACAGTCACTTTTTCAAGATATGCACTCTGTTTATTGCTGGTGTTGGCTTTGGGATACCTGAGCTCCAGGCCGGGCTATATTTCTTATCTGGATGTAACGCGGAACAAGATCAATACCCTGCATCCTGCTGTACAGGATGTGCTGAAAAAAATGGATGGCTCACCGGTGACCGTTACACTGTACACCAACCTGTTCTATCCGAAAGCGAGCGCAGGACTGCCACAGGAAAGGAACCGCTATATCTGGGATTTCTGGGAAAGGTATATCCGCTTCTATCCAAACCTTTCCTTTAAGTATGAATATTATTACAGCATGAAGGAAGGGGATAGCTCCTTCTATCAAAGATACCCTGGTAAAAGCATCGAAGAAATTGCAGCGATCGAAGCTGAGATCCTGGGCATCCGGAAATCCCTGTTCAAAAAAGCAGCAGAGATGGAAAATTATGCAGACCTGAAAAAAGAAGATTTCAGGATGCTGATGGAGCTGGAGTACAAAGGAAAGAAGGCTTTCTTATCGGTGTACAACGATAAGGATGTCTGGCCAATGCAGGACGATGTTGCCGGCACCATCATGAGACTGGTGCGTTCGAAAGAGGTAACCGTCAATTTTCTCACAGGACATTTTGAACGTGATCCCATGCGATTCACACCCAGGGATTATGGCAATAATACTACGCATGTGTATATCCGTGCTGCTCTGGTGAACAAAGGTGTGGATGTGGATACTGTTTCTGTTTCGGATAAGCCCGTTCCCGGCAATACGGATCTGCTGGTGATTGCTGATCCCCGGTCTGAATACAATGAAGCAGAACTGAACCATATCAACCGCTACATCGAAGAGGGAGGGAATGCGCTGATCTTTACCGAGCCCTCCAAACTATTTATCCTGGACCCCGTGCTGAAGAAGATCGGAGTGCAGGTTGAACCAGGCACACTGGTGCATCCCAATGCTCACGAGATGCCTCATATCCTCGTCAGCAAGTTTACAAAACCTGGTAACTATATGGCCAAAGAAAAGGCCATGGAATATTTCCAGCGCTATGGTGAACGCGGTGGACAGATTACAAGTGAAGGAACAGGTAATATCATCGCCTCACCAATAGATGGTTTCAAAGTGGAGGCAGTGATCACCGAGCCCGGGCATCCCAATACCTGGTTGGAAAAAGGTATACTGGTAGTGGATTCAGCTGCTCCCAAATTTAATCCGGCCGAAGGTGATGTAAAAAGAGATGAATACATCATCGCGGTGAAAATGTCGCGCATGATCAACAATAAGGAACAGCGCATCGTGGTAGCTGCCGATGCAGATTTCATGTCGTCCAAAAGGATCAGCCATGGAAATATTGGTCATACATTCTACAGCTGGGGGCTGAACAATATGTACCCTGTATATGCCAATTACCCTATTCCTGAAGACAGGTTCCTGACCATCAGCGAGAAAACAGCCAAACGACAGATACAATTATATGTGTATGGTATTCCCGCCTTCATACTGCTGGCGGCCACCATACTCTTAGTGAGAAGGAAAAGAAAATAG